One genomic region from Amycolatopsis sp. FBCC-B4732 encodes:
- a CDS encoding G1 family glutamic endopeptidase, whose product MSRILSSRAVRVLAAVAAAAAGLAVSGTAHAAVEYGSHSFDGNRHGHQFSGGNWGGYVSFGSFTTATASWTEPTVTCRSSNDLFAPWVGIDGDGSSTVEQTGVETDCSSGHPVYSAWYEMYPAAPVYYNVSVGAGDHITATVTRTATNTYRLDLSDTTKGWTKTTTKSLTSKHASAEAIIESPTDSYPTISGGITFTGVKFNGTNLASTSPSALNADDRGTNTWIPGAIGSDGQSFTISRH is encoded by the coding sequence ATGTCCAGAATCCTTTCGTCGCGCGCTGTCCGAGTCCTCGCCGCGGTCGCGGCAGCTGCCGCCGGCTTGGCCGTCTCGGGTACCGCGCACGCCGCGGTCGAGTACGGCTCTCACTCTTTTGACGGAAACCGGCACGGCCACCAGTTCTCCGGCGGCAACTGGGGCGGCTACGTGAGTTTCGGCAGCTTCACCACGGCGACGGCGAGCTGGACCGAGCCGACCGTGACGTGCCGGTCGAGCAACGACCTCTTCGCGCCCTGGGTCGGCATCGACGGCGACGGATCGTCCACAGTGGAACAGACCGGCGTCGAGACGGACTGCTCCAGCGGGCACCCGGTGTATTCGGCCTGGTACGAGATGTACCCGGCGGCCCCGGTGTACTACAACGTGTCGGTCGGCGCGGGCGACCACATCACCGCGACGGTGACCCGCACGGCCACCAACACCTACCGCCTGGACCTGTCCGACACGACCAAGGGCTGGACCAAGACGACGACGAAGTCCCTGACGTCGAAGCACGCCTCGGCGGAAGCGATCATCGAGTCCCCGACCGACTCCTACCCGACGATCTCCGGCGGCATCACGTTCACCGGCGTCAAGTTCAACGGCACGAACCTGGCCTCGACCAGCCCGTCCGCGCTGAACGCCGACGACCGCGGCACGAACACGTGGATCCCGGGCGCGATCGGCTCGGACGGGCAGAGCTTCACGATCTCGCGCCACTGA
- a CDS encoding LytTR family DNA-binding domain-containing protein, translating into MTEQNDDVVNQVEGDAATAVQMRDVRGHVYVNSQVFTSAEPASSPRPGRLTVLAVDDEAPALEEIVHLLRSNPRVGKVDGVSDALTATRYIHEVLRQKEPLDAVFLDIEMPGLNGLDLARMISRFAVPPGLVFVTAWQKHAVEAFELEAVDYLLKPVRTDRLADTVRKLLDRASPHESEPPGDPLIPVERAGVEAFLRLSEVCLAELDGDHARLTTAEGEFSVRVPVSVLTADWAAAGFVRVDERHWVAVEHVENVRLADRTMTVQAAGRSLEVGPEHLREARSLLVRSRRRPERH; encoded by the coding sequence ATGACCGAGCAGAACGACGACGTGGTCAACCAGGTGGAGGGCGACGCCGCGACCGCCGTTCAGATGCGTGACGTCCGGGGGCACGTCTACGTGAATTCGCAGGTGTTCACCAGTGCGGAGCCGGCGTCGAGTCCGAGGCCGGGCCGGTTGACCGTGCTGGCGGTCGACGACGAAGCTCCCGCGCTGGAAGAGATCGTCCACCTGCTGCGCTCGAACCCGCGGGTCGGCAAGGTCGACGGGGTCTCGGACGCACTCACCGCGACGCGGTACATCCACGAGGTCCTGCGGCAGAAGGAACCGCTGGACGCGGTGTTCCTGGACATCGAGATGCCCGGGCTGAACGGTCTCGACCTGGCCCGGATGATCTCCCGGTTCGCCGTGCCGCCCGGGCTGGTGTTCGTCACCGCGTGGCAGAAACACGCGGTGGAGGCCTTCGAGCTCGAAGCCGTCGACTACCTGCTCAAGCCGGTCCGCACGGACCGTCTCGCCGACACCGTGCGCAAGCTGCTCGACCGCGCCTCGCCGCACGAGAGCGAACCACCCGGGGATCCGCTGATCCCCGTGGAACGCGCCGGCGTCGAAGCGTTCCTCCGGCTCTCCGAGGTGTGCCTGGCCGAGCTGGACGGTGACCACGCCCGGCTCACCACTGCCGAAGGCGAGTTCTCGGTGCGGGTTCCGGTTTCGGTGCTGACCGCCGACTGGGCCGCGGCCGGGTTCGTGCGGGTCGACGAGCGGCACTGGGTGGCCGTCGAGCACGTCGAAAACGTCCGGCTGGCCGACCGGACGATGACCGTCCAAGCCGCGGGCCGAAGTCTCGAAGTCGGCCCCGAACACCTCCGCGAGGCGCGCAGCTTGCTGGTCCGCTCGCGACGGCGGCCGGAACGCCACTGA
- a CDS encoding ABC transporter permease: protein MSLETPAAPSAPLPVLETEQDILARAKQASAKRKRNIWLLRLAIVVVWLGSWELTATYWIDPFFYSKPSKIWERLVEWFSAGTDFGSIWYQVLVTVEEAAIGFVIGAIFGVVFGVILGRSSYLAQVLAPFIKAANALPRIVLAALFVIWFGLGLSSKVATVVVLVFFAVFFNAFTGAREVDRNLIDNARILGATRGQVLKSIVLPSATSWILSSLHVAFGFALIGAVVGEYTGAKAGMGFLIANAQGTFDTAGVYAGMLIITVVALLAEWGISSLEGRLLRWRPPSAADAAHGVV from the coding sequence ATGTCGCTTGAGACCCCCGCGGCCCCGTCCGCGCCCCTCCCGGTCCTCGAGACCGAGCAGGACATCCTCGCCCGCGCCAAGCAGGCGTCGGCGAAGCGCAAGCGCAACATCTGGCTGCTGCGCCTGGCGATCGTCGTCGTCTGGCTGGGCAGCTGGGAGCTGACCGCCACGTACTGGATCGACCCGTTCTTCTACTCGAAGCCGTCGAAGATCTGGGAGCGGCTGGTCGAGTGGTTCTCGGCGGGCACCGACTTCGGCTCGATCTGGTACCAGGTGCTGGTGACCGTCGAAGAGGCCGCGATCGGCTTCGTCATCGGCGCCATCTTCGGTGTCGTGTTCGGCGTGATCCTCGGCCGCAGCTCCTACCTCGCGCAGGTGCTGGCGCCGTTCATCAAGGCCGCCAACGCATTGCCGCGCATCGTGCTCGCCGCGTTGTTCGTGATCTGGTTCGGGCTCGGCCTGTCGTCGAAGGTCGCGACCGTCGTCGTGCTCGTGTTCTTCGCGGTGTTCTTCAACGCCTTCACCGGCGCCCGTGAGGTGGACCGCAACCTGATCGACAACGCCCGCATCCTCGGCGCGACGCGCGGTCAGGTGCTCAAGTCGATCGTGCTGCCGAGCGCGACGTCGTGGATCCTGTCGTCGCTGCACGTCGCCTTCGGGTTCGCGCTGATCGGCGCGGTCGTCGGTGAGTACACCGGCGCGAAGGCCGGCATGGGCTTCCTGATCGCCAACGCGCAGGGCACGTTCGACACGGCCGGCGTGTACGCCGGGATGCTGATCATCACCGTGGTGGCGCTGCTCGCGGAGTGGGGTATCAGCTCGCTGGAGGGCAGGCTGCTGCGCTGGCGCCCGCCGTCCGCCGCCGATGCCGCGCACGGGGTGGTCTGA
- a CDS encoding sensor histidine kinase has protein sequence MPDVTGVSALLWLVTALCLVRRWQAAADWHRHAVPDPVRERIFAVLAVIRQFRRGLDAENAARLRTLLDVPAVVIVDAEGTLGWNGEVAHEHIEQAPALVARALATGVAKPVSQAISCGDRSCPARYAMIVPLKVDDEIRAALVVYSAEKSADRNEVLRAVAGLISDQLSIGEWERSEAPGYEAPLFPLPSPIPAMFVSQSLAAVGALTKTDPEGAADLLREFADFLRYRSRQYGEFAELAEEVRCVDQYLVLARIQLGDRLTAVMDIDPEVLPFKVPFLCLQPLVELAVQHAPGPRLTIVVADSAADVVLSVEHEDPRLAYHNVPRFDAERPWWETRRIGGYLGVSDLPALRRRLGRLYGDDYALEVDVRAEVSTKVTVRLPKS, from the coding sequence GTGCCGGACGTCACGGGGGTCTCGGCGCTCCTCTGGCTCGTGACGGCCCTGTGCTTGGTGCGCCGCTGGCAGGCCGCGGCCGACTGGCACCGCCACGCCGTTCCCGACCCCGTCCGAGAGCGGATCTTCGCCGTTCTCGCGGTGATCCGGCAGTTCCGCCGCGGCCTCGACGCCGAAAACGCCGCCCGGTTGCGCACGTTGCTCGACGTGCCCGCCGTGGTGATCGTCGACGCGGAAGGCACCCTCGGCTGGAACGGCGAGGTGGCCCACGAGCACATCGAGCAGGCCCCGGCGCTCGTCGCGAGAGCGCTGGCGACCGGGGTGGCCAAGCCGGTATCCCAGGCGATCTCCTGCGGTGACCGGTCCTGTCCGGCGCGATACGCGATGATCGTGCCGCTCAAGGTGGACGACGAAATCCGGGCGGCTCTGGTCGTCTACTCGGCGGAAAAGTCCGCCGACCGGAACGAGGTGCTGCGGGCGGTGGCGGGCCTGATCTCCGACCAGCTGAGCATCGGCGAATGGGAACGGTCCGAGGCACCCGGTTACGAAGCGCCCCTTTTCCCGCTCCCGAGCCCGATCCCGGCGATGTTCGTTTCGCAGTCGCTCGCCGCGGTGGGAGCGCTGACGAAGACGGACCCGGAAGGGGCGGCCGACCTGCTGCGCGAGTTCGCCGATTTCCTGCGCTACCGCTCCCGGCAGTACGGGGAGTTCGCGGAGCTGGCCGAGGAGGTGCGGTGCGTCGACCAGTACCTCGTCCTGGCGCGCATCCAGCTCGGCGACCGGCTGACCGCGGTGATGGACATCGACCCCGAGGTGCTGCCGTTCAAGGTGCCGTTCCTGTGCCTGCAGCCGCTGGTCGAACTGGCCGTGCAGCACGCGCCCGGTCCGCGGCTGACGATCGTCGTCGCGGACTCGGCTGCGGACGTCGTCCTCAGCGTCGAGCACGAAGATCCCCGGCTGGCTTATCATAACGTTCCCCGGTTCGACGCCGAGCGACCGTGGTGGGAGACGCGCCGGATCGGCGGCTACCTGGGTGTCTCGGACCTTCCCGCGCTGCGACGGCGACTCGGACGCCTCTACGGGGACGACTACGCGCTCGAAGTGGACGTGCGAGCCGAGGTGAGCACGAAGGTCACCGTGCGGCTGCCGAAGTCCTGA
- a CDS encoding serine protease, whose amino-acid sequence MRVRRTAVLLSVAAILLLGAAFVIFVDHQPRSADATTSGTVEAAPASTPDLPAVSSPAVGALFVEGMHYCTASVVHSDQGDVLLTAAHCIHDGEGGGYLTGVTFAPGYHDGVAPFGFWTVSDELVARGWSESSDPDLDVGFATAHQAGATRTLESLVGANTLATGTGFEHAITLTGYPDDTEVPAVCQNTTSQQDTYQLKVACAGFPTGTSGGPWVTAQDPKTRLGTVIGVIGGFEYGGDDPDTSYSSYFDTDVQALYRQTTARA is encoded by the coding sequence ATGCGCGTGCGGCGGACGGCCGTCTTGCTCAGCGTGGCCGCGATCCTGCTGCTCGGCGCGGCGTTCGTGATCTTCGTGGACCACCAGCCGCGGTCCGCGGACGCCACGACGTCCGGCACCGTCGAGGCCGCGCCGGCGTCGACGCCCGACCTGCCCGCGGTGTCGAGCCCCGCGGTCGGCGCGCTGTTCGTCGAGGGCATGCACTACTGCACCGCGAGCGTCGTGCACAGCGACCAGGGCGACGTGCTGCTGACCGCGGCCCACTGCATCCACGACGGCGAGGGCGGCGGCTACCTCACCGGCGTCACGTTCGCGCCCGGCTACCACGACGGCGTCGCGCCGTTCGGCTTCTGGACGGTGTCCGACGAGCTCGTCGCGAGGGGGTGGAGCGAGTCGTCGGACCCGGACCTCGACGTCGGCTTCGCGACCGCGCACCAGGCGGGCGCGACGCGGACGCTGGAAAGCCTGGTCGGCGCCAACACCCTCGCCACCGGCACCGGGTTCGAGCACGCCATCACGCTCACCGGCTACCCGGACGACACCGAGGTGCCCGCCGTCTGCCAGAACACCACCAGCCAGCAGGACACCTACCAGCTGAAGGTGGCCTGCGCGGGCTTCCCCACCGGCACCAGCGGCGGCCCGTGGGTCACCGCCCAGGACCCGAAGACCCGGCTCGGCACGGTCATCGGCGTCATCGGCGGGTTCGAGTACGGCGGCGACGACCCCGACACGTCGTATTCGAGCTACTTCGACACGGACGTCCAGGCCCTCTACCGGCAGACGACCGCCCGGGCATGA
- a CDS encoding ABC transporter ATP-binding protein, with protein MVPPLIELTGATKRFPSGSGSVHTAVRDLTMTVQPGEFVAVVGPTGCGKSTTLSLVSGLQPPSAGRVRVNGEDVKSIPDGVGYMFQTDAVMPWRSVLENVASGPRFRGAPKAEARAQAVDWIARVGLAGFEKYYPHQLSGGMRKRVALAQTLVTKPKILLMDEPFSALDVQTRALMQDELLRLWSGSGAAVIFVTHDLDEAIALADKVVVLTTSPATVKDVFEIPLERPRKVEELRLTEEFRKLYADIWESLRSEVDKAREKGASNVA; from the coding sequence ATGGTTCCCCCACTGATCGAACTCACCGGAGCCACGAAACGGTTCCCGAGCGGGTCCGGGTCCGTGCACACGGCCGTCCGCGATCTGACCATGACCGTGCAGCCCGGCGAGTTCGTCGCCGTGGTCGGCCCGACGGGCTGCGGCAAGTCGACGACGCTCTCGCTGGTCTCCGGGCTGCAGCCGCCGTCCGCCGGCCGGGTGCGGGTGAACGGCGAGGACGTGAAGTCGATCCCGGACGGGGTCGGCTACATGTTCCAGACCGACGCCGTGATGCCGTGGCGGTCGGTGCTGGAGAACGTCGCTTCCGGCCCGCGTTTCCGCGGTGCGCCGAAGGCGGAGGCCCGGGCGCAGGCCGTCGACTGGATCGCCCGCGTCGGGCTCGCGGGCTTCGAGAAGTACTACCCGCACCAGCTTTCCGGCGGCATGCGCAAGCGCGTCGCGCTGGCCCAGACGCTGGTCACCAAGCCGAAGATCCTGCTGATGGACGAGCCGTTCTCGGCGCTGGACGTGCAGACGCGGGCGCTGATGCAGGACGAGCTGCTGCGGCTGTGGTCGGGTTCGGGTGCCGCGGTGATCTTCGTGACGCACGACCTCGACGAGGCCATCGCGCTGGCGGACAAGGTCGTCGTGCTGACGACGTCGCCGGCCACCGTGAAGGACGTCTTCGAAATCCCGCTGGAGCGGCCGCGGAAGGTCGAGGAGCTGCGGCTCACCGAAGAGTTCCGCAAGCTCTACGCCGACATCTGGGAATCACTGCGCAGCGAGGTCGACAAGGCCCGTGAGAAGGGAGCGAGCAATGTCGCTTGA
- a CDS encoding DUF1345 domain-containing protein, whose amino-acid sequence MGVVVATLVLQVALPDDMALHPQWLLPAVSALLVVALLLVNPGRMSQFSAVERVISLLLVAAVTAVNAGSAVTLVYRIAAGTIGDHAGAVLVTGGIVYWTNIVAFSLWYWEFDRGGPGRRAAGRAEFPDLQFPQMADPDLAHQDWEPSYLDYLYFSFTNAAAFSPTDVMPLRIWAKLTMMLQAVISLILAVMVVAWAINNLK is encoded by the coding sequence ATGGGCGTCGTCGTGGCCACGCTCGTGCTGCAGGTCGCCCTGCCCGACGACATGGCCCTGCACCCGCAGTGGCTGCTGCCCGCCGTGTCCGCGCTGCTCGTGGTGGCGCTGCTGCTGGTCAACCCGGGCCGGATGTCGCAGTTCAGCGCGGTCGAGCGGGTCATCTCGCTGCTGCTGGTCGCCGCCGTGACGGCGGTGAACGCCGGCTCCGCGGTGACCCTCGTCTACCGCATCGCGGCCGGCACGATCGGCGACCACGCCGGCGCCGTGCTGGTCACCGGCGGCATCGTCTACTGGACGAACATCGTCGCCTTCTCCCTCTGGTACTGGGAGTTCGACCGCGGCGGCCCCGGCCGGCGGGCCGCAGGCCGGGCGGAGTTCCCCGACCTGCAGTTCCCGCAGATGGCCGACCCGGACCTGGCGCACCAGGACTGGGAACCGTCCTATTTGGACTACCTGTACTTTTCGTTCACCAACGCGGCCGCCTTCAGCCCGACGGACGTCATGCCGCTGCGCATCTGGGCGAAGCTGACGATGATGCTGCAGGCGGTCATCTCGCTGATCCTCGCGGTGATGGTGGTCGCGTGGGCGATCAACAACCTGAAGTAA
- a CDS encoding sensor histidine kinase, with protein MRFSRQVLLLQIGVVLLVVGIGVALVSVLLSRTLTEQYSERALAIAKSVAVDPVVVADTAAKIPGGALQERALAVRERTDALFVVITDDNSIRLAHPTPSEIGRRVSTPADRALAGFDDVNTVASGTLGLSVRSKTPIRQGQRVVGEVSVGFDVADPTGDFNKLLAITLVFAGGALLLGAGASALLNRRLRRVTHGLEPHELTELLYEREAVLHGIGEGVLAVDEANRVSVRNDEAERLLGTELPIGAALAELELSPRVHKAVAEGLPVDNLLAVAGNRVLVINSRAVRLDERDIGTVLTFRDRTDLDALTRELDGIRALSDGLRAQRHEFANRLHTLYGLLQLGHHTEAVEYLQTLTNSPSARPSELGDAVADPYLQALLVAKTEQAQEKGLTLKLADDTWVPTAVTDPIAANTVIGNLVDNALHAARMGPRRPATVEISLLAEGGTLHVSVVDSGPGVPADLRRTLFDEGVSTKIAPGHGLGLALARQAARAHGGDVWLADPGAGESGALFVAKLPGTLTEDR; from the coding sequence ATGCGGTTCAGCAGGCAGGTGCTGCTGCTGCAGATCGGCGTGGTGCTCCTCGTCGTCGGGATCGGCGTCGCGCTGGTCAGCGTGCTCCTCTCGCGCACGCTGACCGAGCAGTACAGCGAGCGAGCGCTGGCCATCGCGAAGTCGGTGGCGGTGGATCCGGTCGTCGTGGCCGACACCGCGGCGAAGATCCCCGGTGGCGCACTCCAGGAACGCGCGCTGGCCGTGCGGGAGCGGACCGACGCGTTGTTCGTCGTGATCACCGACGACAACAGCATCCGGCTGGCGCACCCGACGCCGAGCGAAATCGGGAGGCGGGTGAGCACCCCCGCCGACCGGGCGCTCGCGGGGTTCGACGACGTCAACACCGTGGCGAGCGGAACCCTCGGACTGTCCGTCCGCAGCAAAACCCCCATCCGGCAAGGGCAACGCGTGGTCGGCGAGGTCAGCGTCGGCTTCGACGTGGCCGATCCGACCGGCGACTTCAACAAGCTCCTGGCGATCACGCTCGTGTTCGCCGGCGGCGCGCTGCTGCTCGGCGCGGGCGCGTCCGCGCTGCTCAACCGGCGGCTGCGGCGCGTCACGCACGGGCTCGAGCCGCACGAACTCACCGAGCTGCTCTACGAACGCGAAGCCGTGCTGCACGGGATCGGCGAAGGCGTGCTCGCCGTCGACGAGGCGAACCGCGTCTCGGTGCGCAACGACGAGGCCGAACGCCTGCTCGGCACCGAGCTCCCGATCGGCGCGGCGCTGGCGGAACTCGAGCTCAGCCCGCGCGTGCACAAGGCCGTCGCCGAAGGGCTGCCGGTCGACAACCTCCTGGCGGTGGCCGGGAACCGGGTGCTCGTCATCAACAGCCGGGCGGTGCGGCTCGACGAGCGGGACATCGGCACGGTGCTGACCTTCCGCGACCGCACCGACCTCGACGCGCTCACCCGCGAGCTCGACGGCATCCGCGCGCTGTCCGACGGCCTGCGCGCCCAGCGGCACGAGTTCGCGAACCGGCTGCACACGCTCTACGGGCTGCTCCAGCTCGGCCACCACACCGAAGCCGTCGAATACCTGCAGACGCTGACGAACTCGCCGTCGGCCCGGCCGAGCGAGCTGGGTGACGCCGTCGCCGACCCGTACCTGCAGGCGCTGCTGGTCGCGAAAACCGAGCAGGCGCAGGAAAAGGGCCTCACGCTCAAGCTCGCCGACGACACCTGGGTGCCCACGGCGGTGACCGACCCGATCGCCGCGAACACCGTGATCGGCAACCTCGTCGACAACGCGCTGCACGCCGCCCGGATGGGCCCGCGCCGGCCGGCGACGGTGGAGATCAGCCTGCTGGCCGAGGGCGGCACGCTGCACGTGTCCGTTGTGGACAGTGGCCCCGGCGTGCCGGCCGACCTGCGGCGCACGTTGTTCGACGAAGGCGTCTCGACGAAGATCGCACCCGGCCACGGACTCGGACTCGCGCTGGCCCGGCAGGCCGCGCGCGCCCACGGCGGCGACGTCTGGCTGGCCGACCCCGGCGCGGGCGAGTCGGGTGCCCTGTTCGTCGCCAAGCTGCCCGGAACGCTGACGGAGGACAGATGA
- a CDS encoding response regulator — MIRTLIVDDDFRVAGVHAGFVEEVDGFAVVGTAHTAAEARARVRELSPDLVLLDVYLPDESGLAVLPELQTDTIVLSAATDSASVAAAIRAGALNYLIKPFTTRQLAERLTSYARFRGLLAEDRSFAQDDVDRAYRVLHDQDRTSAPKGQSTATSRLVSEQLRRAGRPLSAAEVAGELGMARATAQRYLTALAESGTVQMRLRYGATGRPEHEYRWSGA; from the coding sequence ATGATCCGCACGCTCATCGTCGACGACGACTTCCGGGTCGCCGGCGTGCACGCCGGGTTCGTCGAGGAGGTCGACGGCTTCGCGGTCGTCGGCACCGCACACACCGCCGCCGAGGCGCGCGCCCGCGTCCGCGAGCTCTCGCCGGACCTCGTCCTGCTCGACGTCTACCTGCCCGACGAGTCCGGCCTCGCCGTGCTCCCGGAGCTGCAGACGGACACGATCGTGCTGTCCGCGGCGACCGACAGCGCGTCGGTGGCCGCGGCGATCCGGGCCGGGGCGCTGAACTACTTGATCAAGCCGTTCACCACCCGCCAGCTCGCGGAGCGGCTGACGTCTTACGCGCGCTTCCGCGGCCTGCTCGCCGAGGACCGGTCCTTCGCGCAGGACGACGTCGACCGCGCGTACCGGGTGCTGCACGACCAGGACCGGACGTCCGCGCCGAAGGGCCAGTCGACGGCGACGTCCCGGCTGGTTTCGGAGCAGCTGCGGCGGGCGGGCCGTCCGCTGTCGGCCGCGGAAGTCGCCGGTGAGCTGGGGATGGCGCGGGCGACGGCGCAGCGGTACCTGACCGCGCTGGCGGAGTCGGGAACGGTCCAGATGCGGCTGCGCTACGGCGCCACCGGGCGCCCGGAGCACGAGTACCGCTGGAGCGGCGCCTGA
- a CDS encoding RNA-binding S4 domain-containing protein, with protein MSDPVDVPITGEPIRLGQFLKLAGLAEDGSHAKDLIDAEEVTVNGEVETRRGRQLTDGDVVAVGPARGKVVLVH; from the coding sequence ATGAGCGATCCCGTCGACGTACCCATCACCGGAGAACCGATCCGGCTCGGCCAGTTCCTCAAGCTGGCCGGCCTCGCCGAGGACGGCTCGCACGCCAAGGACCTGATCGACGCCGAAGAGGTCACGGTCAACGGCGAGGTGGAGACCCGCCGCGGCCGCCAGCTGACCGACGGCGACGTCGTGGCGGTGGGCCCGGCCCGCGGCAAGGTCGTCCTGGTCCACTGA
- a CDS encoding ABC transporter substrate-binding protein produces MRLKRAVAVAAALTVTLAGVTACRDSREISLGTTGQPHIKIMIGGISKVIYLPGQLAQQIGAYKRQGLDVELFDQPSGANAETSLLAGEVQGVVGFYDHTIDLQAKEQCIQSVVQFANVPGEAEMVATGKAGDIKSGKDFKGRNLGVTSLGSSTDFLTKALAARGGVSSKDYTPVKVGAGQTFISAMNQGSIDAGMTTDPTIAQLTNTGQAKVLYEMRTVEGTKAALGGLYPASSLYMGCEIVKRYPDIVQKLANAYVETLKWISTHTPEQVADTMPPSFAGGDKALYVKSLKDSLPMFTKDGRMDPAGAQNVLKVLGESSSNVKPKKDKIDLSQTYTTKFVDAAHAAAQQ; encoded by the coding sequence ATGCGCCTGAAGCGGGCAGTTGCCGTGGCGGCCGCGCTCACGGTCACCCTGGCCGGGGTCACGGCGTGTCGCGACTCGCGGGAGATCTCTCTCGGTACCACCGGCCAGCCGCACATCAAGATCATGATCGGCGGCATCTCGAAGGTCATCTACCTGCCGGGTCAGCTCGCCCAGCAGATCGGTGCGTACAAACGGCAGGGCCTCGACGTCGAGCTGTTCGACCAGCCCTCGGGCGCGAACGCCGAGACGTCGCTGCTGGCCGGCGAGGTGCAGGGGGTGGTCGGGTTCTACGACCACACGATCGACCTGCAGGCCAAGGAGCAGTGCATCCAGAGCGTCGTGCAGTTCGCGAACGTGCCGGGCGAGGCCGAGATGGTCGCGACCGGCAAGGCGGGCGACATCAAGTCCGGCAAGGACTTCAAGGGCCGCAACCTCGGCGTCACGTCGCTGGGCTCGTCGACGGACTTCCTGACGAAGGCGCTGGCCGCGCGTGGCGGCGTCAGCTCGAAGGACTACACGCCGGTCAAGGTCGGCGCCGGGCAGACGTTCATCTCGGCGATGAACCAGGGTTCGATCGACGCCGGGATGACCACCGACCCGACGATCGCGCAGCTGACGAACACCGGTCAGGCCAAGGTGCTCTACGAGATGCGCACGGTCGAAGGCACGAAAGCCGCTTTGGGTGGTTTGTACCCGGCGAGTTCGCTGTACATGGGCTGCGAAATCGTGAAGCGCTATCCGGACATCGTGCAGAAACTGGCCAACGCGTACGTCGAGACCCTGAAGTGGATTTCGACGCACACACCGGAACAAGTCGCCGACACCATGCCGCCGTCGTTCGCCGGCGGGGACAAGGCGCTGTACGTGAAGTCGCTCAAGGACAGCTTGCCGATGTTCACGAAGGACGGCCGGATGGACCCCGCGGGCGCGCAGAACGTGCTGAAGGTGCTGGGCGAGTCGTCGAGCAACGTCAAGCCGAAGAAGGACAAGATCGACCTTTCGCAGACGTACACGACGAAGTTCGTGGACGCCGCGCACGCGGCGGCGCAGCAGTAG
- a CDS encoding SDR family oxidoreductase → MKRFGDKVVVITGAGSGIGRALALEFSRRGARLALSDVNAGNVAETAKLAGDNARAYTLDVADRAAVLAHAEEVVSDFGGANVIVNNAGVALGATVEEMSFEDYDWLMGINLGGVVNGTKAFLPHLIASGEGHVVNVSSVFGFVGVPTQSAYNAAKFAVRGFTEALREEMLIARHPVAVSCVHPGGIKTNIVRNARSDAGDQEKAARGFERIAHTTPEKAAETILRGVERKSARILIGPDAYVIDAIPRVLGSAYQRPLAVLARLGLKQME, encoded by the coding sequence ATGAAGCGGTTCGGGGACAAGGTCGTGGTGATCACCGGAGCGGGTTCGGGGATCGGCCGCGCGCTGGCGCTGGAGTTCTCCCGGCGAGGCGCGCGCCTCGCGCTTTCCGACGTCAACGCCGGCAACGTGGCCGAGACGGCGAAGCTGGCCGGCGACAACGCCCGCGCGTACACCCTCGACGTCGCCGACCGGGCCGCCGTGCTCGCCCACGCCGAAGAGGTCGTCAGCGACTTCGGCGGGGCGAACGTCATCGTGAACAACGCGGGTGTGGCGCTCGGCGCGACCGTCGAGGAAATGTCCTTCGAGGACTACGACTGGCTGATGGGCATCAACCTCGGCGGCGTCGTGAACGGCACGAAGGCGTTCCTGCCGCACCTGATCGCTTCCGGCGAGGGGCACGTCGTCAACGTTTCCAGCGTGTTCGGGTTCGTCGGCGTGCCGACGCAGAGCGCGTACAACGCGGCGAAGTTCGCGGTCCGCGGGTTCACCGAAGCGCTGCGCGAAGAAATGCTGATCGCGCGGCACCCGGTCGCGGTCAGCTGCGTGCACCCCGGCGGGATCAAGACCAACATCGTGCGCAACGCGCGCAGCGACGCCGGCGACCAGGAGAAGGCCGCGCGGGGCTTCGAGCGGATCGCCCACACCACCCCGGAGAAGGCGGCGGAGACCATCCTCCGCGGCGTGGAACGGAAGTCCGCGCGGATCCTCATCGGACCGGACGCCTACGTCATCGACGCCATCCCGCGCGTCCTCGGCTCGGCCTACCAGCGTCCCCTGGCGGTGCTGGCGCGGCTCGGGCTGAAGCAAATGGAATAA